The Megachile rotundata isolate GNS110a chromosome 11, iyMegRotu1, whole genome shotgun sequence genome includes a region encoding these proteins:
- the eag gene encoding potassium voltage-gated channel protein ether a go-go isoform X4: MPGGRRGLVAPQNTFLENIIRRSSSQPDSSFLLANAQIVDFPIVYCNESFCKISGYNRAEVMQKSCRCGFMYGELTDKETIARIEECLEGQIHDQFEILLYKKNSAPRGMSSTGSQKSARKTHHLNKRRHTYKDRRTIPGPRGGHNERTLFDLPPTLDFKTPLWLLLQIAPIKNERDLVVLFLLTFRDITALKQPIDTDDSKGGLSKFAKLARSVTRSRSVLVSQFSSHLPALKDSALPTTTKQSHLAHMMSLSGDVMPQYRQEAPKTPPHILLHYCAFKAIWDWIILCLTFYTAIMVPYNVAFKNKTSEDVSLLVVDSIVDVIFFIDIVLNFHTTFVGPGGEVVSDPKVIRMNYLKSWFIIDLLSCLPYDVFNAFDHDEDGIGSLFSALKVVRLLRLGRVVRKLDRYLEYGAAMLILLLCFYMLVAHWLACVWYSIGRSDADNGVQYSWLWKLANVTQSPYSYLWTNTSTAPELVAGPSRRTMYVTALYFTMTCMTSVGFGNVAAETDNEKIFTICMMIIAALLYATIFGHVTTIIQQMTSATAKYHDMLNNVREFMKLHEVPKALSERVMDYVVSTWAMTKGLDTDKVLNYCPKDMKADICVHLNRKVFNEHPAFRLASDGCLRALAMHFTMSHSAPGDLLYHTGESIDSLCFIVTGSLEVIQDDEVVAILGKGDVFGDSFWTNPSVGQSAANVRALTYCDLHTIKRDRLLEVLDFYQAFANSFARNLVLTYNLSHRLIFRKVADVRREKELAERRKNEPQLDQAQDHLVRKIFSRFRRERHTADVEKGDSKDGKDGKEGESSHTRKLSAAEETTAVKTRPGKWGRLLGSSSLDSGSEAGTGVDTFKRSLSARDARPGSSAGGNKVFPKFGKLSGTIEETADSESGKDAQQQQQQQQQQQQTVADSKQLQLRRLESYDDGLITSQPSHDREILAAVLEVKVDLKLEVQRVNQRLAKIEDMMQTLMSRLPVCNSQQQKSSNSGGGGSNQSGQGSSGSQQGSQATQTPEQKVSLATTSTSTTCTESYREQGTTTERTSKSQEHHHHHHHHHQSQQQSDRLKESDYKSSPRDVSKELLERLAQASTSRGDDSTPLGPLILRKRRSKSRNKGAAPLAPLATQPISPSEATETTQMLECTDDREQSTATTDRSDRPDRKRPPPRTREYL, translated from the exons CTGACAGCAGTTTTCTCCTGGCGAACGCTCAGATCGTCGACTTCCCTATTGTCTATTGCAACGAAAGCTTTTGCAAAATCTCTGGCTATAATCGTGCCGAG GTTATGCAAAAGTCCTGCCGCTGCGGATTCATGTACGGGGAGTTGACGGACAAAGAGACGATCGCCAGGATCGAGGAATGCCTCGAGGGCCAGATTCACGATCAATTCGAGATCCTGCTGTACAAGAAGAACA GTGCCCCACGAGGTATGTCTAGCACAGGTTCGCAAAAGAGTGCTCGAAAGACCCACCA CCTGAACAAGAGACGACACACTTACAAGGATCGTCGAACGATCCCTGGACCAAGGGGCGGCCATAATGAGAGGACACTGTTCGACCTCCCACCTACTCTTGATTTCA AAACACCGCTATGGCTGCTTCTGCAAATAGCGCCAATAAAAAACGAACGGGACCTGGTGGTCCTGTTCCTGTTGACCTTCCGGGACATCACTGCCCTGAAGCAGCCAATCGACACGGACGACAGCAAAGGTGGCCTCTCGAAGTTCGCCAAACTAGCCAGATCGGTCACCAGGTCCAGATCCGTTCTTGTCTCACAGTTCAGCTCACATCTGCCCGCCCTGAAGGACTCCGCGTTACCAACCACCACCAAACAATCGCACTTAGCTCAT ATGATGTCGTTAAGCGGCGACGTGATGCCGCAGTACAGACAGGAGGCGCCGAAGACTCCGCCACACATTTTGTTACATTACTGCGCGTTCAAGGCAATCTGGGACTGGATCATTTTGTGTTTGACCTTTTACACGGCCATCATGGTGCCCTACAACGTTGCGTTCAAAAACAAGACCAGCGAGGATGTGTCCCTGTTGGTCGTCGACAGCATCGTCGACGTCATATTCTTCATCGACATTGTCCTCAACTTTCATACGACGTTCGTTGGTCCGGGTGGCGAGGTGGTGTCTGACCCAAAG GTGATCAGAATGAACTACCTGAAATCATGGTTCATCATCGACCTCCTAAGTTGCCTTCCATACGACGTGTTCAACGCGTTCGACCACGACGAGGACGGCATAGGTAGTTTGTTCTCGGCGTTGAAGGTGGTGCGTCTGCTTCGTCTGGGTCGGGTAGTTCGCAAACTAGACCGGTATCTGGAGTATGGAGCCGCGATGCTCATTCTTCTGCTCTGTTTCTACATGTTGGTTGCTCACTGGCTGGCCTGTGTCTG GTACTCGATAGGAAGGTCGGACGCCGACAACGGGGTTCAATATTCATGGCTGTGGAAGCTGGCGAACGTCACACAGTCACCCTACAGCTATTTGTGGACTAATACCAGTACTGCGCCGGAGTTGGTCGCAGGACCGTCCAGGAGGACTATGTACGTCACCGCCTTGTACTTCACGATGACCTGCATGACCTCCGTTGGCTTCGGCAACGTCGCCGCGGAAACCGACAACGAGAAAATATTCACCATCTGCATGATGATCATCGCTG CTCTACTGTACGCCACGATCTTCGGTCACGTCACCACAATAATTCAGCAAATGACATCCGCCACCGCCAAGTATCACGACATGCTGAACAACGTGAGAGAATTCATGAAGTTGCACGAGGTGCCGAAAGCCCTAAGCGAGCGAGTGATGGACTACGTGGTGAGCACCTGGGCGATGACCAAGGGCCTAGACACCGACAAGGTACTCAATTACTGCCCGAAAGACATGAAAGCGGACATCTGTGTTCACTTAAACAGGAAAGTCTTCAACGAACACCCAGCGTTCAG GTTGGCCTCCGACGGTTGCCTGCGGGCACTGGCGATGCACTTTACAATGTCGCACAGTGCGCCCGGCGATTTGCTTTATCATACAGGCGAGTCGATCGACTCGTTGTGCTTCATCGTGACTGGGAGTCTCGAGGTGATACAAGACGACGAGGTTGTGGCTATCCTTGGCAAGGGAGACGTGTTCGGAGACAGCTTCTGGACGAATCCGTCCGTGGGACAAAGCGCGGCCAACGTGCGAGCTCTGACCTACTGCGACCTTCACACTATCAAGAGGGACCGACTGTTGGAAGTGTTGGATTTTTATCAAGCTTTCGCAAACTCCTTCGCCAGGAACCTCGTTTTGACCTACAACCTGAGTCACCGG cTGATATTTCGAAAAGTGGCCGACGTTCGCCGGGAGAAAGAGTTGGCCGAGAGAAGGAAAAACGAGCCTCAATTGGATCAAGCACAGGATCATCTGGTGCGAAAAATCTTCTCGAG GTTCCGCAGGGAGAGGCACACCGCCGACGTGGAGAAAGGGGACAGCAAAGACGGGAAGGACGGCAAAGAGGGAGAATCGTCGCACACTAGAAAACTCTCCGCAGCGGAGGAGACCACTGCCGTGAAAACGCGACCTGGAAAATGGGGACGACTGCTAG GGAGCTCGAGTCTGGACTCCGGAAGCGAAGCAGGGACCGGTGTGGACACCTTCAAGCGTTCGCTCAGCGCCAGGGACGCCCGTCCCGGTTCGAGCGCCGGTGGTAACAAGGTGTTCCCAAAGTTCGGCAAGCTCAGCGGCACCATCGAGGAGACAGCGGACTCAGAAAGCGGTAAAGACgctcagcagcagcagcagcaacagcaacagcagcagcagacCGTGGCAGACTCGAAACAGCTGCAGCTCCGTCGTCTGGAGAGCTACGACGACGGTCTGATCACCTCGCAGCCCAGCCACGACCGCGAGATCCTCGCCGCGGTGCTGGAGGTGAAGGTCGATCTAAAGCTGGAGGTGCAACGGGTGAACCAGCGGCTGGCCAAGATCGAGGACATGATGCAGACGCTAATGAGTCGGCTGCCGGTGTGCAACTCGCAGCAGCAGAAGAGTTCGAACAGCGGAGGCGGTGGCTCGAACCAGTCCGGTCAGGGTTCGTCCGGTTCTCAGCAGGGATCTCAGGCTACGCAGACGCCGGAGCAGAAGGTGTCGCTTGCGACCACGTCCACCTCGACCACGTGCACGGAGAGCTATAGGGAGCAGGGCACGACCACCGAGCGAACCTCCAAGTCTCAGGAACACCATCATcatcaccatcatcatcatcagtCGCAGCAACAGTCGGACAGGCTGAAGGAGTCGGATTACAAGAGCTCACCCAGAGACGTGAGCAAGGAGCTTCTAGAGAGGCTCGCGCAAGCTTCGACCTCCAGAGGGGACGACTCCACTCCGCTTGGACCCCTGATCCTCAGGAAACGCAGGAGCAAGTCGCGGAACAAGGGCGCAGCGCCGCTGGCGCCCCTCGCCACCCAGCCTATCAGCCCGTCCGAAGCGACAGAAACCACGCAGATGCTCGAGTGCACCGACGACAGGGAACAGAGCACCGCCACGACGGACAGGAGCGACAGGCCCGACAGGAAGAGGCCTCCGCCCAGGACCAGGGAGTACTTGTGA
- the eag gene encoding potassium voltage-gated channel protein ether a go-go isoform X1 gives MPGGRRGLVAPQNTFLENIIRRSSSQPDSSFLLANAQIVDFPIVYCNESFCKISGYNRAEVMQKSCRCGFMYGELTDKETIARIEECLEGQIHDQFEILLYKKNSAPRGMSSTGSQKSARKTHHLNKRRHTYKDRRTIPGPRGGHNERTLFDLPPTLDFKTPLWLLLQIAPIKNERDLVVLFLLTFRDITALKQPIDTDDSKGGLSKFAKLARSVTRSRSVLVSQFSSHLPALKDSALPTTTKQSHLAHMMSLSGDVMPQYRQEAPKTPPHILLHYCAFKAIWDWIILCLTFYTAIMVPYNVAFKNKTSEDVSLLVVDSIVDVIFFIDIVLNFHTTFVGPGGEVVSDPKVIRMNYLKSWFIIDLLSCLPYDVFNAFDHDEDGIGSLFSALKVVRLLRLGRVVRKLDRYLEYGAAMLILLLCFYMLVAHWLACVWYVTLRYSIGRSDADNGVQYSWLWKLANVTQSPYSYLWTNTSTAPELVAGPSRRTMYVTALYFTMTCMTSVGFGNVAAETDNEKIFTICMMIIAALLYATIFGHVTTIIQQMTSATAKYHDMLNNVREFMKLHEVPKALSERVMDYVVSTWAMTKGLDTDKVLNYCPKDMKADICVHLNRKVFNEHPAFRLASDGCLRALAMHFTMSHSAPGDLLYHTGESIDSLCFIVTGSLEVIQDDEVVAILGKGDVFGDSFWTNPSVGQSAANVRALTYCDLHTIKRDRLLEVLDFYQAFANSFARNLVLTYNLSHRLIFRKVADVRREKELAERRKNEPQLDQAQDHLVRKIFSRFKTDGDAQIGATRAANGRSQQDSDEELTVNVLPPWPSFRFRRERHTADVEKGDSKDGKDGKEGESSHTRKLSAAEETTAVKTRPGKWGRLLGSSSLDSGSEAGTGVDTFKRSLSARDARPGSSAGGNKVFPKFGKLSGTIEETADSESGKDAQQQQQQQQQQQQTVADSKQLQLRRLESYDDGLITSQPSHDREILAAVLEVKVDLKLEVQRVNQRLAKIEDMMQTLMSRLPVCNSQQQKSSNSGGGGSNQSGQGSSGSQQGSQATQTPEQKVSLATTSTSTTCTESYREQGTTTERTSKSQEHHHHHHHHHQSQQQSDRLKESDYKSSPRDVSKELLERLAQASTSRGDDSTPLGPLILRKRRSKSRNKGAAPLAPLATQPISPSEATETTQMLECTDDREQSTATTDRSDRPDRKRPPPRTREYL, from the exons CTGACAGCAGTTTTCTCCTGGCGAACGCTCAGATCGTCGACTTCCCTATTGTCTATTGCAACGAAAGCTTTTGCAAAATCTCTGGCTATAATCGTGCCGAG GTTATGCAAAAGTCCTGCCGCTGCGGATTCATGTACGGGGAGTTGACGGACAAAGAGACGATCGCCAGGATCGAGGAATGCCTCGAGGGCCAGATTCACGATCAATTCGAGATCCTGCTGTACAAGAAGAACA GTGCCCCACGAGGTATGTCTAGCACAGGTTCGCAAAAGAGTGCTCGAAAGACCCACCA CCTGAACAAGAGACGACACACTTACAAGGATCGTCGAACGATCCCTGGACCAAGGGGCGGCCATAATGAGAGGACACTGTTCGACCTCCCACCTACTCTTGATTTCA AAACACCGCTATGGCTGCTTCTGCAAATAGCGCCAATAAAAAACGAACGGGACCTGGTGGTCCTGTTCCTGTTGACCTTCCGGGACATCACTGCCCTGAAGCAGCCAATCGACACGGACGACAGCAAAGGTGGCCTCTCGAAGTTCGCCAAACTAGCCAGATCGGTCACCAGGTCCAGATCCGTTCTTGTCTCACAGTTCAGCTCACATCTGCCCGCCCTGAAGGACTCCGCGTTACCAACCACCACCAAACAATCGCACTTAGCTCAT ATGATGTCGTTAAGCGGCGACGTGATGCCGCAGTACAGACAGGAGGCGCCGAAGACTCCGCCACACATTTTGTTACATTACTGCGCGTTCAAGGCAATCTGGGACTGGATCATTTTGTGTTTGACCTTTTACACGGCCATCATGGTGCCCTACAACGTTGCGTTCAAAAACAAGACCAGCGAGGATGTGTCCCTGTTGGTCGTCGACAGCATCGTCGACGTCATATTCTTCATCGACATTGTCCTCAACTTTCATACGACGTTCGTTGGTCCGGGTGGCGAGGTGGTGTCTGACCCAAAG GTGATCAGAATGAACTACCTGAAATCATGGTTCATCATCGACCTCCTAAGTTGCCTTCCATACGACGTGTTCAACGCGTTCGACCACGACGAGGACGGCATAGGTAGTTTGTTCTCGGCGTTGAAGGTGGTGCGTCTGCTTCGTCTGGGTCGGGTAGTTCGCAAACTAGACCGGTATCTGGAGTATGGAGCCGCGATGCTCATTCTTCTGCTCTGTTTCTACATGTTGGTTGCTCACTGGCTGGCCTGTGTCTGGTACGTCACTTTAAG GTACTCGATAGGAAGGTCGGACGCCGACAACGGGGTTCAATATTCATGGCTGTGGAAGCTGGCGAACGTCACACAGTCACCCTACAGCTATTTGTGGACTAATACCAGTACTGCGCCGGAGTTGGTCGCAGGACCGTCCAGGAGGACTATGTACGTCACCGCCTTGTACTTCACGATGACCTGCATGACCTCCGTTGGCTTCGGCAACGTCGCCGCGGAAACCGACAACGAGAAAATATTCACCATCTGCATGATGATCATCGCTG CTCTACTGTACGCCACGATCTTCGGTCACGTCACCACAATAATTCAGCAAATGACATCCGCCACCGCCAAGTATCACGACATGCTGAACAACGTGAGAGAATTCATGAAGTTGCACGAGGTGCCGAAAGCCCTAAGCGAGCGAGTGATGGACTACGTGGTGAGCACCTGGGCGATGACCAAGGGCCTAGACACCGACAAGGTACTCAATTACTGCCCGAAAGACATGAAAGCGGACATCTGTGTTCACTTAAACAGGAAAGTCTTCAACGAACACCCAGCGTTCAG GTTGGCCTCCGACGGTTGCCTGCGGGCACTGGCGATGCACTTTACAATGTCGCACAGTGCGCCCGGCGATTTGCTTTATCATACAGGCGAGTCGATCGACTCGTTGTGCTTCATCGTGACTGGGAGTCTCGAGGTGATACAAGACGACGAGGTTGTGGCTATCCTTGGCAAGGGAGACGTGTTCGGAGACAGCTTCTGGACGAATCCGTCCGTGGGACAAAGCGCGGCCAACGTGCGAGCTCTGACCTACTGCGACCTTCACACTATCAAGAGGGACCGACTGTTGGAAGTGTTGGATTTTTATCAAGCTTTCGCAAACTCCTTCGCCAGGAACCTCGTTTTGACCTACAACCTGAGTCACCGG cTGATATTTCGAAAAGTGGCCGACGTTCGCCGGGAGAAAGAGTTGGCCGAGAGAAGGAAAAACGAGCCTCAATTGGATCAAGCACAGGATCATCTGGTGCGAAAAATCTTCTCGAG GTTCAAGACCGACGGGGATGCCCAGATTGGCGCGACTAGGGCCGCGAACGGACGATCCCAACAGGATTCCGACGAGGAGCTCACCGTGAACGTCCTGCCGCCCTGGCCCAGTTTTAG GTTCCGCAGGGAGAGGCACACCGCCGACGTGGAGAAAGGGGACAGCAAAGACGGGAAGGACGGCAAAGAGGGAGAATCGTCGCACACTAGAAAACTCTCCGCAGCGGAGGAGACCACTGCCGTGAAAACGCGACCTGGAAAATGGGGACGACTGCTAG GGAGCTCGAGTCTGGACTCCGGAAGCGAAGCAGGGACCGGTGTGGACACCTTCAAGCGTTCGCTCAGCGCCAGGGACGCCCGTCCCGGTTCGAGCGCCGGTGGTAACAAGGTGTTCCCAAAGTTCGGCAAGCTCAGCGGCACCATCGAGGAGACAGCGGACTCAGAAAGCGGTAAAGACgctcagcagcagcagcagcaacagcaacagcagcagcagacCGTGGCAGACTCGAAACAGCTGCAGCTCCGTCGTCTGGAGAGCTACGACGACGGTCTGATCACCTCGCAGCCCAGCCACGACCGCGAGATCCTCGCCGCGGTGCTGGAGGTGAAGGTCGATCTAAAGCTGGAGGTGCAACGGGTGAACCAGCGGCTGGCCAAGATCGAGGACATGATGCAGACGCTAATGAGTCGGCTGCCGGTGTGCAACTCGCAGCAGCAGAAGAGTTCGAACAGCGGAGGCGGTGGCTCGAACCAGTCCGGTCAGGGTTCGTCCGGTTCTCAGCAGGGATCTCAGGCTACGCAGACGCCGGAGCAGAAGGTGTCGCTTGCGACCACGTCCACCTCGACCACGTGCACGGAGAGCTATAGGGAGCAGGGCACGACCACCGAGCGAACCTCCAAGTCTCAGGAACACCATCATcatcaccatcatcatcatcagtCGCAGCAACAGTCGGACAGGCTGAAGGAGTCGGATTACAAGAGCTCACCCAGAGACGTGAGCAAGGAGCTTCTAGAGAGGCTCGCGCAAGCTTCGACCTCCAGAGGGGACGACTCCACTCCGCTTGGACCCCTGATCCTCAGGAAACGCAGGAGCAAGTCGCGGAACAAGGGCGCAGCGCCGCTGGCGCCCCTCGCCACCCAGCCTATCAGCCCGTCCGAAGCGACAGAAACCACGCAGATGCTCGAGTGCACCGACGACAGGGAACAGAGCACCGCCACGACGGACAGGAGCGACAGGCCCGACAGGAAGAGGCCTCCGCCCAGGACCAGGGAGTACTTGTGA
- the eag gene encoding potassium voltage-gated channel protein ether a go-go isoform X2, which yields MPGGRRGLVAPQNTFLENIIRRSSSQPDSSFLLANAQIVDFPIVYCNESFCKISGYNRAEVMQKSCRCGFMYGELTDKETIARIEECLEGQIHDQFEILLYKKNSAPRGMSSTGSQKSARKTHHLNKRRHTYKDRRTIPGPRGGHNERTLFDLPPTLDFKTPLWLLLQIAPIKNERDLVVLFLLTFRDITALKQPIDTDDSKGGLSKFAKLARSVTRSRSVLVSQFSSHLPALKDSALPTTTKQSHLAHMMSLSGDVMPQYRQEAPKTPPHILLHYCAFKAIWDWIILCLTFYTAIMVPYNVAFKNKTSEDVSLLVVDSIVDVIFFIDIVLNFHTTFVGPGGEVVSDPKVIRMNYLKSWFIIDLLSCLPYDVFNAFDHDEDGIGSLFSALKVVRLLRLGRVVRKLDRYLEYGAAMLILLLCFYMLVAHWLACVWYSIGRSDADNGVQYSWLWKLANVTQSPYSYLWTNTSTAPELVAGPSRRTMYVTALYFTMTCMTSVGFGNVAAETDNEKIFTICMMIIAALLYATIFGHVTTIIQQMTSATAKYHDMLNNVREFMKLHEVPKALSERVMDYVVSTWAMTKGLDTDKVLNYCPKDMKADICVHLNRKVFNEHPAFRLASDGCLRALAMHFTMSHSAPGDLLYHTGESIDSLCFIVTGSLEVIQDDEVVAILGKGDVFGDSFWTNPSVGQSAANVRALTYCDLHTIKRDRLLEVLDFYQAFANSFARNLVLTYNLSHRLIFRKVADVRREKELAERRKNEPQLDQAQDHLVRKIFSRFKTDGDAQIGATRAANGRSQQDSDEELTVNVLPPWPSFRFRRERHTADVEKGDSKDGKDGKEGESSHTRKLSAAEETTAVKTRPGKWGRLLGSSSLDSGSEAGTGVDTFKRSLSARDARPGSSAGGNKVFPKFGKLSGTIEETADSESGKDAQQQQQQQQQQQQTVADSKQLQLRRLESYDDGLITSQPSHDREILAAVLEVKVDLKLEVQRVNQRLAKIEDMMQTLMSRLPVCNSQQQKSSNSGGGGSNQSGQGSSGSQQGSQATQTPEQKVSLATTSTSTTCTESYREQGTTTERTSKSQEHHHHHHHHHQSQQQSDRLKESDYKSSPRDVSKELLERLAQASTSRGDDSTPLGPLILRKRRSKSRNKGAAPLAPLATQPISPSEATETTQMLECTDDREQSTATTDRSDRPDRKRPPPRTREYL from the exons CTGACAGCAGTTTTCTCCTGGCGAACGCTCAGATCGTCGACTTCCCTATTGTCTATTGCAACGAAAGCTTTTGCAAAATCTCTGGCTATAATCGTGCCGAG GTTATGCAAAAGTCCTGCCGCTGCGGATTCATGTACGGGGAGTTGACGGACAAAGAGACGATCGCCAGGATCGAGGAATGCCTCGAGGGCCAGATTCACGATCAATTCGAGATCCTGCTGTACAAGAAGAACA GTGCCCCACGAGGTATGTCTAGCACAGGTTCGCAAAAGAGTGCTCGAAAGACCCACCA CCTGAACAAGAGACGACACACTTACAAGGATCGTCGAACGATCCCTGGACCAAGGGGCGGCCATAATGAGAGGACACTGTTCGACCTCCCACCTACTCTTGATTTCA AAACACCGCTATGGCTGCTTCTGCAAATAGCGCCAATAAAAAACGAACGGGACCTGGTGGTCCTGTTCCTGTTGACCTTCCGGGACATCACTGCCCTGAAGCAGCCAATCGACACGGACGACAGCAAAGGTGGCCTCTCGAAGTTCGCCAAACTAGCCAGATCGGTCACCAGGTCCAGATCCGTTCTTGTCTCACAGTTCAGCTCACATCTGCCCGCCCTGAAGGACTCCGCGTTACCAACCACCACCAAACAATCGCACTTAGCTCAT ATGATGTCGTTAAGCGGCGACGTGATGCCGCAGTACAGACAGGAGGCGCCGAAGACTCCGCCACACATTTTGTTACATTACTGCGCGTTCAAGGCAATCTGGGACTGGATCATTTTGTGTTTGACCTTTTACACGGCCATCATGGTGCCCTACAACGTTGCGTTCAAAAACAAGACCAGCGAGGATGTGTCCCTGTTGGTCGTCGACAGCATCGTCGACGTCATATTCTTCATCGACATTGTCCTCAACTTTCATACGACGTTCGTTGGTCCGGGTGGCGAGGTGGTGTCTGACCCAAAG GTGATCAGAATGAACTACCTGAAATCATGGTTCATCATCGACCTCCTAAGTTGCCTTCCATACGACGTGTTCAACGCGTTCGACCACGACGAGGACGGCATAGGTAGTTTGTTCTCGGCGTTGAAGGTGGTGCGTCTGCTTCGTCTGGGTCGGGTAGTTCGCAAACTAGACCGGTATCTGGAGTATGGAGCCGCGATGCTCATTCTTCTGCTCTGTTTCTACATGTTGGTTGCTCACTGGCTGGCCTGTGTCTG GTACTCGATAGGAAGGTCGGACGCCGACAACGGGGTTCAATATTCATGGCTGTGGAAGCTGGCGAACGTCACACAGTCACCCTACAGCTATTTGTGGACTAATACCAGTACTGCGCCGGAGTTGGTCGCAGGACCGTCCAGGAGGACTATGTACGTCACCGCCTTGTACTTCACGATGACCTGCATGACCTCCGTTGGCTTCGGCAACGTCGCCGCGGAAACCGACAACGAGAAAATATTCACCATCTGCATGATGATCATCGCTG CTCTACTGTACGCCACGATCTTCGGTCACGTCACCACAATAATTCAGCAAATGACATCCGCCACCGCCAAGTATCACGACATGCTGAACAACGTGAGAGAATTCATGAAGTTGCACGAGGTGCCGAAAGCCCTAAGCGAGCGAGTGATGGACTACGTGGTGAGCACCTGGGCGATGACCAAGGGCCTAGACACCGACAAGGTACTCAATTACTGCCCGAAAGACATGAAAGCGGACATCTGTGTTCACTTAAACAGGAAAGTCTTCAACGAACACCCAGCGTTCAG GTTGGCCTCCGACGGTTGCCTGCGGGCACTGGCGATGCACTTTACAATGTCGCACAGTGCGCCCGGCGATTTGCTTTATCATACAGGCGAGTCGATCGACTCGTTGTGCTTCATCGTGACTGGGAGTCTCGAGGTGATACAAGACGACGAGGTTGTGGCTATCCTTGGCAAGGGAGACGTGTTCGGAGACAGCTTCTGGACGAATCCGTCCGTGGGACAAAGCGCGGCCAACGTGCGAGCTCTGACCTACTGCGACCTTCACACTATCAAGAGGGACCGACTGTTGGAAGTGTTGGATTTTTATCAAGCTTTCGCAAACTCCTTCGCCAGGAACCTCGTTTTGACCTACAACCTGAGTCACCGG cTGATATTTCGAAAAGTGGCCGACGTTCGCCGGGAGAAAGAGTTGGCCGAGAGAAGGAAAAACGAGCCTCAATTGGATCAAGCACAGGATCATCTGGTGCGAAAAATCTTCTCGAG GTTCAAGACCGACGGGGATGCCCAGATTGGCGCGACTAGGGCCGCGAACGGACGATCCCAACAGGATTCCGACGAGGAGCTCACCGTGAACGTCCTGCCGCCCTGGCCCAGTTTTAG GTTCCGCAGGGAGAGGCACACCGCCGACGTGGAGAAAGGGGACAGCAAAGACGGGAAGGACGGCAAAGAGGGAGAATCGTCGCACACTAGAAAACTCTCCGCAGCGGAGGAGACCACTGCCGTGAAAACGCGACCTGGAAAATGGGGACGACTGCTAG GGAGCTCGAGTCTGGACTCCGGAAGCGAAGCAGGGACCGGTGTGGACACCTTCAAGCGTTCGCTCAGCGCCAGGGACGCCCGTCCCGGTTCGAGCGCCGGTGGTAACAAGGTGTTCCCAAAGTTCGGCAAGCTCAGCGGCACCATCGAGGAGACAGCGGACTCAGAAAGCGGTAAAGACgctcagcagcagcagcagcaacagcaacagcagcagcagacCGTGGCAGACTCGAAACAGCTGCAGCTCCGTCGTCTGGAGAGCTACGACGACGGTCTGATCACCTCGCAGCCCAGCCACGACCGCGAGATCCTCGCCGCGGTGCTGGAGGTGAAGGTCGATCTAAAGCTGGAGGTGCAACGGGTGAACCAGCGGCTGGCCAAGATCGAGGACATGATGCAGACGCTAATGAGTCGGCTGCCGGTGTGCAACTCGCAGCAGCAGAAGAGTTCGAACAGCGGAGGCGGTGGCTCGAACCAGTCCGGTCAGGGTTCGTCCGGTTCTCAGCAGGGATCTCAGGCTACGCAGACGCCGGAGCAGAAGGTGTCGCTTGCGACCACGTCCACCTCGACCACGTGCACGGAGAGCTATAGGGAGCAGGGCACGACCACCGAGCGAACCTCCAAGTCTCAGGAACACCATCATcatcaccatcatcatcatcagtCGCAGCAACAGTCGGACAGGCTGAAGGAGTCGGATTACAAGAGCTCACCCAGAGACGTGAGCAAGGAGCTTCTAGAGAGGCTCGCGCAAGCTTCGACCTCCAGAGGGGACGACTCCACTCCGCTTGGACCCCTGATCCTCAGGAAACGCAGGAGCAAGTCGCGGAACAAGGGCGCAGCGCCGCTGGCGCCCCTCGCCACCCAGCCTATCAGCCCGTCCGAAGCGACAGAAACCACGCAGATGCTCGAGTGCACCGACGACAGGGAACAGAGCACCGCCACGACGGACAGGAGCGACAGGCCCGACAGGAAGAGGCCTCCGCCCAGGACCAGGGAGTACTTGTGA